One genomic segment of Amycolatopsis granulosa includes these proteins:
- a CDS encoding phosphoribosylanthranilate isomerase, with the protein MFVKICGLRTEADVECAVTAGAHAVGFVLTPSPRQVTVAEAARLVAAVPPEVLSVGVFLGMPVADVRDIALRTGLGAVQLHGRGYPAEDFAALADLGLRLVRATSTDGSPVEVGAFGEDMLILDSPRAGSGEQWGWDALRGQTGQWLLAGGLRPGNVADAVRAVRPWGVDVSSGVESTRGTKDHGLIREFLAAARP; encoded by the coding sequence GTGTTCGTGAAGATCTGCGGCCTGCGCACGGAGGCCGACGTGGAGTGCGCGGTGACGGCCGGTGCGCACGCGGTCGGGTTCGTGCTGACCCCGAGCCCGCGGCAGGTCACCGTGGCGGAGGCGGCGCGCCTGGTGGCCGCGGTGCCGCCGGAGGTGCTCAGCGTCGGGGTGTTCCTGGGCATGCCCGTCGCGGACGTCCGCGACATCGCCCTGCGGACCGGGCTCGGTGCGGTCCAGCTGCACGGCCGCGGCTACCCGGCGGAGGATTTCGCCGCTCTCGCCGACCTGGGTCTGCGGCTGGTGCGGGCCACCTCCACCGACGGTTCGCCGGTCGAGGTCGGCGCGTTCGGCGAGGACATGCTGATCCTGGACTCGCCGCGGGCCGGGTCGGGGGAGCAGTGGGGCTGGGACGCGCTGCGCGGGCAGACCGGGCAGTGGCTCCTGGCCGGCGGGTTGCGGCCGGGCAACGTCGCCGACGCCGTGCGGGCCGTGCGGCCGTGGGGGGTGGACGTCTCCAGCGGGGTGGAGTCCACGCGCGGCACGAAGGACCATGGACTGATCCGCGAATTTCTCGCCGCCGCGCGTCCCTGA
- a CDS encoding YciI family protein, with protein sequence MQYMLLICGGPEAAEHAEDGCEGWSEEMAERGVLRGGAGLRPPHEATTVRVRSDEVLLSDGPFAESREQVGGFCLIECGNLDEAVEIASKHPAATYGSIEVRPIWQP encoded by the coding sequence ATGCAGTACATGCTGTTGATCTGCGGTGGCCCGGAGGCAGCCGAGCACGCCGAGGACGGCTGCGAGGGCTGGAGCGAGGAGATGGCCGAGCGGGGCGTCCTGCGGGGCGGCGCGGGGCTGCGGCCGCCGCACGAGGCGACCACCGTCCGGGTGCGGTCGGACGAGGTGCTGCTGTCCGACGGCCCGTTCGCCGAGAGCCGGGAGCAGGTCGGCGGGTTCTGCCTGATCGAGTGCGGGAACCTGGACGAGGCCGTGGAGATCGCGTCGAAGCACCCGGCGGCGACCTACGGCTCGATCGAGGTCCGGCCGATCTGGCAGCCGTGA
- a CDS encoding sigma-70 family RNA polymerase sigma factor encodes MTDVHTALVRAFRDEWGQVVATLIRLTGDWDLAEECAQDAFTQAVGSWARDGVPRRPGAWLTTTARNRALDRLRRDAVGAAKLREVAAMPDPEPEPDDSGVPDDRLRLMFTCCHPALSLDAQVALTLRTLAGLTPAEIGRALLVAEPALRKRLVRAKQKIRHAGIPYRVPPAHLLPERTPAVLAVLYLLFTEGYSATAGADLQRRELSAEAIRLARVLHRLMPDEPEATGLLALLLLQDARRDARVDEYGDLVLLTDQDRSRWDRAEIAEGVALLDGALRRGAPGPYQVQAAIAACHGTAERAEDTDWPQIAALYGRLAAMTRSPVVAVNRAVAVGMASGPEAGLRVLSDVDLPGYHLLPATRADLLRRLGRHDEAARAYRDALELVTTETERRFLSRRLAEVEPGPGGQPAAGRSRPT; translated from the coding sequence GTGACCGACGTCCACACGGCACTCGTCCGGGCCTTCCGCGACGAGTGGGGCCAGGTGGTCGCGACCCTGATCCGGCTCACCGGCGACTGGGACCTCGCCGAGGAGTGCGCCCAGGACGCGTTCACCCAGGCCGTTGGCTCGTGGGCCCGGGACGGCGTGCCGCGCCGTCCCGGGGCCTGGCTCACCACCACCGCCCGTAACCGCGCTCTCGACCGGCTGCGCCGGGACGCGGTGGGGGCGGCCAAGCTGCGGGAGGTCGCGGCGATGCCCGATCCGGAGCCCGAACCCGACGACAGCGGTGTGCCGGACGACCGGCTGCGGCTGATGTTCACCTGCTGCCACCCCGCGCTGTCGCTGGACGCGCAGGTGGCGCTGACCCTGCGCACGCTGGCCGGCCTGACCCCGGCCGAGATCGGGCGGGCGCTGCTGGTCGCCGAACCGGCGCTGAGGAAGCGGCTGGTGCGCGCCAAGCAGAAGATCAGGCACGCGGGCATCCCGTACCGGGTGCCGCCGGCGCACCTGCTGCCCGAGCGCACCCCGGCCGTGCTCGCGGTGCTGTACCTGCTGTTCACCGAGGGGTACTCGGCGACGGCCGGCGCCGACCTGCAGCGGCGCGAGCTGTCCGCGGAAGCGATCCGGCTGGCGCGGGTGCTGCACCGGCTGATGCCGGACGAGCCGGAGGCGACCGGGCTGCTGGCGCTGCTGCTCCTGCAGGACGCCCGCCGGGACGCGCGCGTGGACGAGTACGGCGACCTGGTGCTGCTGACCGACCAGGACCGCAGCCGGTGGGACCGGGCCGAGATCGCGGAGGGTGTCGCGCTGCTCGACGGTGCGCTGCGGCGCGGGGCGCCCGGCCCGTACCAGGTGCAGGCGGCGATCGCGGCCTGCCACGGGACAGCGGAGCGCGCGGAGGACACGGACTGGCCGCAGATCGCGGCGCTCTACGGGCGGCTGGCCGCGATGACGCGGTCACCGGTGGTGGCGGTGAACCGGGCGGTGGCGGTGGGCATGGCTTCCGGCCCGGAGGCGGGGCTGCGGGTGCTGTCCGATGTGGACCTGCCGGGATACCACCTGCTGCCGGCCACGCGCGCGGATCTGTTGCGGCGGCTGGGCCGGCACGACGAGGCGGCGCGGGCCTACCGGGACGCACTGGAGCTGGTGACCACCGAGACCGAGCGCCGCTTCCTCAGCCGGCGGCTGGCGGAGGTGGAGCCGGGGCCGGGCGGTCAGCCCGCGGCGGGCCGGTCGCGGCCGACGTAG
- a CDS encoding DUF190 domain-containing protein encodes MKLQGPALRLTIFVGETDRWHHKPLFTEIVHRAHQAGLAGATVLRGIEGYGASQHVHTTRILSLSDDLPVVIVVVDEETRIRGFLPTLDELIGDGLVIVEPVEVIRYVGRDRPAAG; translated from the coding sequence ATGAAACTCCAGGGCCCGGCGCTACGGTTGACCATCTTCGTCGGCGAGACCGACCGGTGGCACCACAAGCCGCTGTTCACCGAGATCGTGCACCGCGCCCACCAGGCGGGGCTGGCCGGTGCCACCGTGCTGCGCGGCATCGAGGGCTACGGCGCCTCGCAACACGTGCACACCACCCGCATCCTGTCCTTGTCCGACGACCTGCCGGTGGTGATCGTCGTCGTCGACGAGGAGACCCGGATCCGCGGCTTCCTGCCCACGCTCGACGAGCTGATCGGGGACGGTCTGGTCATCGTCGAACCGGTCGAGGTGATCCGCTACGTCGGCCGCGACCGGCCCGCCGCGGGCTGA
- a CDS encoding PspC domain-containing protein has product MTTTTTTLTRSRHNRVIAGVCAGLAYRLGWQPRTMRVLFLLSCLLPGPQFLVYLVLWIIIPNERR; this is encoded by the coding sequence ATGACGACGACAACGACGACCCTGACGAGGTCCCGCCACAACCGCGTGATCGCCGGAGTGTGCGCCGGGCTCGCCTACCGCCTCGGGTGGCAGCCGCGCACCATGCGGGTGCTCTTCCTGCTGTCCTGTCTGCTACCGGGTCCGCAGTTCCTGGTCTACCTGGTGCTGTGGATCATCATCCCGAACGAACGGCGCTGA